A single genomic interval of Vicingaceae bacterium harbors:
- a CDS encoding amidohydrolase, whose amino-acid sequence MIAVETLKKLIEERKGELTAIRRHLHQYPELSFEEYKTSEYISTLLKKWGIDFETGWAGTGIVATIHGKRSGDAIALRADMDALPIQEENDCQYASQNSGVMHACGHDVHTACLLIAASVLHDHNDFAGTVNIIFQPGEEKLPGGASLMMQQGLFKKHPAKHIIGQHVYPELPAGKVGFRPGPYMASTDEIYINIKGVGGHAAMPERLKDPVVAAAHVILSLQTIVSRMVDPKIPCVLSVGKILAAGATNVIPDNVYLEGTLRTFDESLRNKIHDLIKDTAGHAASIYGCKAEIEIKKGYPVLINDPQLTRNCKKAAEEFLGKDQVTELDMRMTAEDFAYYTQEISGCFYRLGTGWENQKNIKRLHAPDFDVNEDALVVGAGLMAWMVYYLKG is encoded by the coding sequence ATGATTGCAGTAGAGACACTAAAAAAACTTATAGAAGAGAGAAAGGGAGAATTGACAGCCATCAGAAGGCATTTGCACCAATATCCCGAATTGTCTTTTGAAGAATATAAAACTTCAGAATATATTTCCACATTGTTGAAAAAATGGGGAATTGATTTTGAAACAGGTTGGGCAGGTACAGGAATCGTTGCCACAATCCATGGCAAACGCTCCGGAGATGCCATAGCTTTGCGTGCCGACATGGATGCATTGCCAATACAAGAAGAGAATGATTGCCAATATGCTTCGCAAAATTCCGGCGTAATGCATGCCTGCGGACATGATGTTCATACAGCTTGTCTGTTGATAGCGGCTTCAGTATTGCATGATCATAATGATTTTGCCGGCACTGTCAATATAATTTTTCAGCCGGGAGAAGAAAAATTACCCGGGGGCGCATCTTTGATGATGCAACAAGGATTGTTTAAAAAACATCCGGCGAAGCATATTATTGGACAACATGTATATCCTGAATTGCCGGCCGGAAAGGTGGGTTTCAGACCAGGGCCCTACATGGCATCAACCGATGAAATTTATATAAATATAAAAGGAGTGGGGGGGCATGCAGCCATGCCCGAAAGATTGAAAGACCCTGTTGTGGCTGCTGCTCATGTGATATTGTCATTACAAACAATAGTTTCGCGTATGGTCGATCCCAAGATCCCATGCGTTTTGTCTGTGGGTAAAATATTGGCCGCAGGTGCCACAAATGTTATTCCCGACAATGTTTACCTGGAAGGGACATTACGGACATTCGACGAATCTTTAAGAAACAAAATACATGATTTAATCAAGGATACAGCCGGTCATGCCGCTTCAATCTATGGCTGTAAGGCAGAAATTGAGATAAAAAAAGGTTACCCTGTTTTGATAAATGATCCTCAATTAACCCGGAATTGTAAAAAGGCGGCAGAAGAATTTTTAGGCAAAGATCAGGTTACAGAGTTGGATATGAGAATGACCGCCGAAGATTTTGCTTATTATACACAAGAGATCTCGGGATGTTTCTACAGATTGGGCACAGGTTGGGAAAATCAAAAAAACATCAAACGTCTGCATGCTCCTGATTTTGATGTGAATGAAGACGCATTGGTGGTTGGCGCCGGTCTAATGGCCTGGATGGTTTATTATTTGAAAGGATAA
- a CDS encoding UPF0721 transmembrane protein, translated as METYLILILIGLAAGILSGMIGVGGGIIMVPALVFFLGMSQLEAQGTSIAIMLPPVGALAAYNYYKAGALNIHYAIIIAIFFVLGAYFGSRLSIYVISESLLKKIFGAVMMFVAIKLIFFSK; from the coding sequence ATGGAAACATATTTAATTTTGATTTTGATTGGGCTGGCAGCCGGAATCTTAAGTGGGATGATAGGAGTGGGAGGCGGTATCATAATGGTGCCTGCATTGGTTTTTTTTCTTGGAATGTCTCAACTCGAAGCTCAAGGTACGAGCATTGCCATTATGTTGCCACCCGTAGGAGCGCTGGCAGCTTATAATTATTACAAAGCGGGGGCATTAAACATACATTATGCCATAATAATTGCCATATTTTTTGTTTTAGGCGCATATTTTGGTTCCAGATTATCTATTTATGTAATCAGTGAATCTTTGTTGAAAAAGATTTTCGGGGCTGTCATGATGTTTGTTGCCATTAAACTCATTTTTTTCTCCAAATGA